In Myxococcaceae bacterium JPH2, the DNA window CCAGCGCGCGGTGCACCACCTTGTCGAGCGAGGCCGGAATCTCGGGCCGCACCGAGCGCACGGACGGGATGTTCGGGCGCCCCATCGCGGCGATCATCTGCCCCACCGACTCCGCGTCGAACAGGCGACGACCCGCCAACATCTCCCAGACCACCACGCCGCACGAGTAGATGTCGCTGCGGTGGTCGAGCTTCTCCGCGCGCGCCTGCTCCGGAGACATGTAGCCGAGCTTGCCCATCACCGTGGACGGCAGCGTGTGCGCGCTTCCCGCCGCGCTCTTCGCGAGGCCGAAGTCGATGACCTTGGTCTCCCCTTCGTAGGACACCATCACGTTGTGGGGCGACACGTCGCGATGGACGATGCCCAGCGACAGCCCATCCGGGCCCACCTTGCGGTGCGCGTAGCCCAGCGCCTCGGCCACGTGCTGACCGATGTGGAGCGCGATGGGGATGGGCATGGGCGCGCCCACCTGTGAGGCGCGCCCCAGCACGCGCGACAGGTCCACGCCGGGCACGTACTCCATCGCCATGAAGAGCGTGCCGGAGACCTCGCCCAGGTCGTACACCTGCGCGATGTTCGAGTGCTGGAGGTGCACGAGCAGCCGCGCTTCGTGCTGGAAACGTTGGACGAACTGAGGGTCCGCCCCCATCCGCGGCAGGATGGTCTTGAGGACATACAGCTTCTCGAAGCCCCCCGCGCCCACGAGGCTGGCGAGGTGGACTTCGCCCATCCCGCCTTGTCCCAGGCGATGGATGAGCTGGTATCGACCAAAGGTGGTGGGAGGGGTTTCTGACATGGCCGCGCAGCCTATACCGCGCGGCCTGGCTGACGCGCGCTAACGCGCGTCAGGCTGGGCTTCCCGCGCACGGGAAGCAGTCACAATCGGGCGCCGCCCGACTTCCAGCGGCGCTGCTTGCGGCGGGGACGCGCAACCACCGCGACCCACAGCACGAGCAGTGCCGGAACAAACAATTGAAGGGTTTGGATCATCTATCTCCCCCCGAAATATGGAGCCCGGGTCTGACGTTCCCGCGCGCCCGTTCCTGATTCGCTCGCGGGCTATAAAGCGCCCATGTCCGAGACCTCCGACGAGCTGTCCGCTACCTCACGCATCCGAGGCCTGGAGCAGGTGGATCGCCTGTCCATCCCCCTTCCCCACGGCACCGAGGTGACGACCCGCGTGGAGCGTCTGGCCTCGGGGGGCCGGCGCATCCCCCAGGGCGTGGTGGGGCGCGTGGTGCGAACTCGGGACGGCGGCTGCGACGTGCAGATCGTCGGTGTCGGAGAGGTCTGGTATGCCCGCGAGGAGCTGGTCCCTCGGCGCCCAGGACAGGTGCGGTTCGCCCACCGGCGCGAGGCGGCCTGGACCGCGCTCACGCCCTGCGTCGTGCTGGAGACCCGCGTGGGCAGCCACGCCTGGGGCCTGGCCGACGAGAACTCGGACGTGGATCTGCGCGGCGTGTTCGCCCTGCCCTTGTCGTGGACGCTGGGGCTGGGAGAGCCGCCCGTGGACCTCGTGTCCGCCGACGGCAGCACCACCTACTGGGAGGTGCGCAAGACCGTGGAGCAGGCCCTGCTCGCGGACCCCAATACACTGGAGACGCTGTTCGTCCCCGGCGCGCGGGCCCTGGACGACACGGGCGCGTGGCTCTTGGAGACCCGGGGCGCGTTCGTGTCGCGGGCCATCTTCGGCAGCTTCGGGCGCTATGCCATGAGCCAGCTCGACAAGCTCACCCGGAGCCAGCGGCTCGCCGAGCATCGGGACCTCGTGCTCGGCTGGCTGTGCGAGGAGCCCGCGCCGGACCTGGACGAAGTGGCCCGGCGACTCGCGGCCCTGTCTCCGCGCGCCGCGCCCACCGAGCAGGAGGGGCAGCTCGCGGCCCGCACGTACATCAAGCAGCTCTACCGCTCGCTGTCGGACCAAGGCCTGCTCGCGAGCAACGACTTCGCGGCCCTCACGGTCTACGCGCGCGGAGGCGGACAGCGACCGCCCACGGCGCGCGAGCTGCGGCCGAAGAACGCCTACAACCTGCTGCGGCTGGTGGCGCTGGCCACGAGCTGGCTGCGCGAGGGTGAGCCCGTCTTCGCGGCGACCGGGGCCCTGCGCACGCGGCTCCTGGACATCAAGCAGGGCCGCGTCCCATTGGAGGACGTGCTGCGCGACGCCGAGGCCATGGCGCCCGAGCTGGAAGAGGCGCACCGGACCAGCCGCCTGCCCGAGCAGCCAGACTATGGTCGCGCGGACGCGCTGCTGCGGCGCGTGCGCCACGAGGTGGCCCGGCGCGCGGTGCTCCAGACACCGGGACCGCTGGGTCGAGACGCGCCAGAGGCTCCGGCGCTGGAATGGAAGGACATGGAATGAAGGGCACCTTGACGGACCATCAGCGGCGCATCGCGGACCGCGCGCTCGATGAGGAATCCGCGCGCCGCGAGCACCTGGTCATCTCGCTGTCGGGCGCGCACGCGTATGGGTTCCCGTCCCCGGACAGTGACCTGGACTTGAAGTGCATCCACGTGGAGCCCACGGGCTCGCTCCTGGCGCTCACCCCGCGCGTCGTGCCCGCCGAGCGGCTGGAGATCATCGAGGGCGTGGAGGTGGACTACTCGTCCAATGAGTTGCAGCCCGCGCTGCTCGGCATCCTCCAGGGCAATGGCAACTATCTGGAGCGCGTGCTGGATGCCATTCCGCTCCGCACCTCGCCCGCGCTCGAGTCGCTGCGGCCTCGCGTGCGCGCGGTGCTCTCACGCCGGCTGTACCGGCACTATCGCGGCTTCGCGTCCGGTCAGCTCCGCGAGTGGGAGAAGAGCGGGTTCCGGTCCGCCAAGCGGCTGCTCTATGTGCTGCGCACCGCGCTCACGGGCGCGCACGCGCTGCGCACCGGGCACGTGCAGACAGACGTCACCGAGCTGCTGGAGCCCTACGGCTTCGCGCCGGCCCACGCCCTGGTCGAGCAGAAGCTGCGCGGCGAGAAGAGCGAGCTGCCCGACGCGCTCAGCCAACACTGGCGTGGAGAAGTGGCGCGAGCCTTCCAGGTGCTCGATGACGCGCATGCCGCATCGGTGTTGCCCGAGGAGCCTTCGGCCGAGAGCGTCGCCGCGCTGGAGCAGTGGCTCCTCGACGAGCGCCGCCGCCGCTTCGGGCCTTGAGCCGCGCCAATCTTCCCGGTGACTCCCGCCTCTGGCATGTTGCCGCCCATGGCGAGAGTCACTGGAATCGGGGGCGTCTTCTTCAAGTCCAAGTCGGACCCCAAGCAGCTCGCGGCCTGGTACGCACGACATTTGGGATTGCGGCTCGAGGAGTGGGGCGGCGCGATCCTGAAGTGGCCCGAGGACAAGGCCGAGGACCGCGGCCTCACCGTCTGGCATGTCGCGGCGAACACCAGCGAATGGTTCAGCCCGAGCGAAGCGGGCTTCATGATCAACTATCGCGTGGATGACCTCGACGGGCTGCTCGCGCAGCTCCGCCAGGACGGCGTCCCGATTCTCAAGGGACCGGAGTCCCACGAGAACGGTCGCTTCGCGTGGATCCTCGATCCCGACGGGAACAAGCTGGAGCTGTGGCAGCCGCTCTGAAGCTACCCCTCGCCTTGGGGCAGGCGCTGCCGGAGCGCCTCCACCACGTGGTCGCGGAACACCGCCACCTTGCGCGGCAGGTGCTTCGCGCTCGGCATGACCAGGTAGATGCTCCCGTTGAGCAGCGTCCAGCGGGGCAGCACGCGCACGAGCCGCCCCTCGCGAAGGTCCTGGTCCACCAGGAACGTGGGAAGCGCCCCCAGCCCCGCGCCCCGGCGGATCGCCTCGCGCACGAAGAACATGTCGTCCGAGACGAGCCGTGGGTTCTCGGGGAGCTTCACACGCCATGCGTCCTGTAACGAGACCCCGCGCATGGAGGTCAGCATCACCCAGTCATGCGCGGCGAAATCACTCGGCCGACGGGGCGTGCCACGCGCCGCGAGGTACGACGGCGCGGCATACAGGTGCAGTGTCAGCGAGCCCAGCCGCCGCGCCACCAGCCGTGAGTCCTTCAGCCCGTCCGCCATGCGGAACGCGAC includes these proteins:
- a CDS encoding VOC family protein, with amino-acid sequence MARVTGIGGVFFKSKSDPKQLAAWYARHLGLRLEEWGGAILKWPEDKAEDRGLTVWHVAANTSEWFSPSEAGFMINYRVDDLDGLLAQLRQDGVPILKGPESHENGRFAWILDPDGNKLELWQPL
- a CDS encoding LysR family transcriptional regulator; protein product: MDLNHLSVFVAVAETGSFTEAASRLDVTKSSVSRAITALEGALGVRLLHRTTRTVALSTAGRALYERMGPRLQAVQEALADVPELEAEPSGTLRVTATADFGTEVLAEVLMSFGRRYPRVRVEVVLTSRTVDLVKERFDVAFRMADGLKDSRLVARRLGSLTLHLYAAPSYLAARGTPRRPSDFAAHDWVMLTSMRGVSLQDAWRVKLPENPRLVSDDMFFVREAIRRGAGLGALPTFLVDQDLREGRLVRVLPRWTLLNGSIYLVMPSAKHLPRKVAVFRDHVVEALRQRLPQGEG
- a CDS encoding nucleotidyltransferase domain-containing protein is translated as MSETSDELSATSRIRGLEQVDRLSIPLPHGTEVTTRVERLASGGRRIPQGVVGRVVRTRDGGCDVQIVGVGEVWYAREELVPRRPGQVRFAHRREAAWTALTPCVVLETRVGSHAWGLADENSDVDLRGVFALPLSWTLGLGEPPVDLVSADGSTTYWEVRKTVEQALLADPNTLETLFVPGARALDDTGAWLLETRGAFVSRAIFGSFGRYAMSQLDKLTRSQRLAEHRDLVLGWLCEEPAPDLDEVARRLAALSPRAAPTEQEGQLAARTYIKQLYRSLSDQGLLASNDFAALTVYARGGGQRPPTARELRPKNAYNLLRLVALATSWLREGEPVFAATGALRTRLLDIKQGRVPLEDVLRDAEAMAPELEEAHRTSRLPEQPDYGRADALLRRVRHEVARRAVLQTPGPLGRDAPEAPALEWKDME
- a CDS encoding nucleotidyltransferase domain-containing protein is translated as MKGTLTDHQRRIADRALDEESARREHLVISLSGAHAYGFPSPDSDLDLKCIHVEPTGSLLALTPRVVPAERLEIIEGVEVDYSSNELQPALLGILQGNGNYLERVLDAIPLRTSPALESLRPRVRAVLSRRLYRHYRGFASGQLREWEKSGFRSAKRLLYVLRTALTGAHALRTGHVQTDVTELLEPYGFAPAHALVEQKLRGEKSELPDALSQHWRGEVARAFQVLDDAHAASVLPEEPSAESVAALEQWLLDERRRRFGP